Proteins encoded in a region of the Photobacterium profundum SS9 genome:
- a CDS encoding response regulator, whose product MEIFDVLIVEDEPNIAEFHSYYLKQTRRFRPIGIAGNLAEARKMVQILKPKLIFIDNYLPDGKGIDLLKEVTSSKGAADVIFITAASDMDTVREVVRCGVFDYLLKPISYDRLKDSLDRYLKYTSSLLASDNANQRHVDELFNFQSKNKQLEQFPKGIDELTLEKVKIAFEESDAIFTAESLGKVIGTSKTTARRYLEFSTANGFLDAIIQHGKVGRPERVYRKK is encoded by the coding sequence ATGGAAATTTTTGACGTGTTAATTGTAGAAGATGAACCTAATATCGCCGAGTTCCACTCATATTACCTAAAACAAACAAGAAGATTCAGGCCTATTGGTATTGCCGGTAATTTAGCCGAAGCTCGTAAGATGGTGCAAATACTTAAGCCTAAACTTATTTTTATCGATAACTATTTACCAGATGGCAAAGGGATAGACTTACTCAAAGAAGTTACATCTTCTAAAGGTGCTGCCGATGTCATATTCATAACAGCAGCTAGTGACATGGATACCGTTCGCGAAGTAGTCCGTTGCGGTGTATTCGACTACTTACTAAAGCCAATATCTTATGACCGACTTAAAGATTCACTAGATCGTTATTTGAAATACACCAGTTCTTTATTAGCCAGTGACAATGCGAACCAGCGTCATGTAGACGAGCTATTCAATTTCCAATCAAAGAACAAGCAACTAGAGCAATTCCCAAAAGGGATCGACGAACTAACCTTAGAAAAGGTAAAGATTGCGTTTGAAGAGTCAGATGCGATTTTTACCGCTGAATCACTGGGAAAGGTAATCGGGACAAGTAAAACAACAGCACGACGTTATTTGGAGTTCTCTACTGCCAATGGTTTTTTAGATGCCATCATTCAGCATGGTAAAGTTGGCCGGCCAGAAAGAGTATATAGGAAGAAATAA
- a CDS encoding TPR end-of-group domain-containing protein, whose translation MTLLCTALPGLAQEQAYAEQSIYDKPLMERYVLDELKTLRTDQQDLERRLIIQITDRELAVADKSLNYANVTVTYFFYIIAGVASLIAMIGWQSLRELRTNTKKMADQQLKDADEKLQEIAESYEKKFQALERELKRKTRNISENNKEIERINEVHNLWLRAQSAQTSEQKIEVYDEILKIRPGDLEALTYKADAAMEIQEFHWALSLCNRVLEVDDTNAHALYQRACAYARLGVEEQAISDLERAIVGSESLRELAAEEADFETLFGNERFDLLIESGDN comes from the coding sequence TTGACCTTGCTGTGCACAGCCTTGCCCGGATTGGCGCAAGAGCAGGCGTATGCAGAACAAAGCATTTATGATAAACCGCTAATGGAGCGATACGTACTCGACGAGTTGAAAACGCTTCGAACTGATCAGCAAGATCTCGAACGTCGATTAATAATACAAATTACGGATCGTGAATTAGCGGTAGCCGATAAATCGTTGAACTATGCCAATGTAACTGTGACGTATTTCTTCTACATTATCGCAGGTGTTGCGTCGTTAATTGCAATGATTGGTTGGCAATCATTACGTGAATTACGCACTAATACCAAGAAAATGGCAGATCAGCAGCTAAAAGATGCAGATGAAAAATTGCAAGAGATTGCAGAGTCATACGAGAAGAAGTTCCAAGCGCTAGAGCGTGAGCTTAAACGTAAAACACGCAACATCAGTGAGAACAACAAAGAAATTGAACGCATTAACGAAGTTCATAACTTATGGTTACGTGCGCAAAGCGCTCAGACATCAGAACAGAAAATTGAAGTATACGATGAAATCTTAAAAATACGTCCTGGCGACCTAGAAGCTTTAACCTATAAAGCGGATGCTGCTATGGAAATTCAAGAATTTCATTGGGCACTCAGCTTGTGTAATCGGGTGTTAGAAGTGGATGACACCAATGCGCATGCACTGTATCAGCGTGCCTGTGCGTATGCACGACTTGGGGTAGAAGAGCAGGCCATTTCTGATCTTGAGCGTGCCATTGTTGGCAGTGAATCATTACGTGAGCTAGCTGCGGAAGAAGCTGATTTTGAAACGTTATTTGGTAATGAACGTTTTGACCTTCTTATTGAAAGTGGCGATAATTAA
- the oadA gene encoding sodium-extruding oxaloacetate decarboxylase subunit alpha, which yields MSVIKKPIGITDVVLRDAHQSLFATRMRREDMLPIAEKLDEIGYWSLECWGGATFDSCIRFLGEDPWERLRELKKAMPKTPLQMLLRGQNLLGYRHYADDVVDKFIERSVVNGMDVFRVFDAMNDPRNMERAIAAVKKQGAHAQGTLCYTTSPAHNMQTWVDLAQDLSEIGVNSIAIKDMAGILTPYEAYELVSTLKKQVDVDLHLHCHSTAGMADMTMMKAIEAGVDRIDTAISSMSGTYGHPATESLVASLQGTPYDTGLDINKLENIAAYFRDVRKKYSEFEGQLKGSDSRIIVAQVPGGMLTNMESQLKQQNAADKLDEVLIEIPRVREELGHLPLVTPTSQIVGTQAVINVLMGERYKSITKETAGVLKGEYGRTPAAVNAELQERVLNGAQPITCRPADCIEPEMDKLIAEVETKAKTKNIKLSDSPIDDVLTVALFTQVGWKFLENRDNPDVFEPVPTIKSQSTTEKKTMSNTNASGVYTITVNNQSYVVQVDEGGDVTNVQSATPAAAPAAAQVDASDAEDMDAPLSGNIWKIHTKPGEAVKEGDVLLILEAMKMETEIRAPRDGVVVNVDVSEGDAVQVGEPLLQLA from the coding sequence ATGTCTGTCATCAAAAAGCCTATCGGAATTACAGATGTAGTATTGCGCGATGCTCATCAATCTCTATTTGCAACCCGTATGCGCCGAGAAGACATGTTGCCAATAGCTGAGAAGCTAGATGAAATTGGTTACTGGTCACTTGAATGTTGGGGAGGGGCAACTTTTGACAGCTGCATTCGATTTTTGGGTGAAGATCCTTGGGAACGTCTGCGTGAGCTAAAAAAAGCGATGCCTAAAACTCCGCTGCAAATGCTGCTACGCGGTCAAAATCTACTTGGCTATCGCCATTATGCTGATGATGTTGTAGACAAGTTTATCGAGCGTTCAGTCGTTAACGGCATGGATGTATTCCGAGTTTTTGACGCAATGAACGATCCACGCAACATGGAACGTGCTATTGCGGCAGTTAAAAAGCAAGGCGCTCACGCTCAAGGCACATTGTGTTATACCACCAGCCCTGCTCACAACATGCAAACTTGGGTTGATTTAGCTCAAGACCTATCTGAAATTGGTGTTAACTCAATTGCGATTAAAGATATGGCAGGGATTCTAACTCCATATGAAGCATACGAATTGGTATCAACCCTTAAAAAGCAAGTTGATGTTGATCTACACCTACACTGCCACTCTACGGCAGGCATGGCTGATATGACTATGATGAAAGCTATCGAAGCTGGTGTTGACCGTATTGATACAGCAATCTCATCAATGAGTGGGACATATGGTCACCCTGCTACCGAGTCACTAGTCGCTAGCCTTCAAGGCACGCCTTACGATACGGGTTTGGATATTAATAAACTCGAAAATATCGCAGCTTATTTCCGTGACGTTCGTAAGAAATACAGCGAATTTGAAGGCCAACTGAAAGGCTCAGACTCAAGAATCATTGTCGCTCAAGTGCCAGGCGGCATGCTGACCAATATGGAAAGCCAGCTTAAGCAACAAAATGCTGCTGATAAACTTGACGAAGTGCTAATAGAAATCCCACGCGTTCGTGAAGAACTGGGGCATTTACCACTAGTGACTCCAACCTCACAAATTGTTGGCACACAAGCGGTAATCAACGTATTGATGGGTGAACGTTACAAAAGCATCACTAAAGAAACGGCTGGTGTTCTTAAAGGTGAATACGGTCGTACCCCTGCAGCTGTAAACGCAGAGCTGCAAGAGCGGGTTCTTAACGGAGCCCAACCAATTACTTGTCGTCCAGCTGATTGTATTGAGCCTGAGATGGACAAGCTAATTGCAGAAGTAGAAACCAAAGCAAAAACTAAAAATATTAAACTGTCAGATAGTCCAATTGATGACGTTTTAACCGTTGCTCTATTTACACAAGTAGGCTGGAAATTCCTAGAAAATAGAGATAACCCAGATGTATTTGAGCCAGTTCCAACAATAAAATCACAATCAACAACTGAGAAAAAAACAATGTCAAATACAAACGCTTCTGGTGTATACACCATTACTGTAAACAACCAAAGCTATGTAGTTCAGGTTGATGAAGGTGGTGATGTAACTAACGTCCAATCTGCCACCCCTGCAGCCGCTCCTGCCGCAGCACAAGTTGATGCATCTGATGCCGAAGATATGGATGCACCGCTTTCTGGTAACATTTGGAAAATCCATACTAAGCCTGGTGAAGCAGTTAAAGAAGGCGATGTGTTGCTTATCCTAGAAGCAATGAAGATGGAAACAGAAATTCGCGCCCCTCGTGATGGCGTAGTTGTTAATGTGGACGTTAGCGAAGGCGATGCTGTTCAGGTTGGCGAACCACTTCTGCAACTTGCTTAA
- a CDS encoding DUF3775 domain-containing protein: protein MRTADMQNIRNENIIQIIQQAKKTNPKNNRPVIIGVSEIDFTPTPERTKLNSMINKLRRDEIAELYALMIIGRGNCDDWVYLVEAGMHIKVRDISSKVQLADYLKLGLIKKPGRNMLKSKLIAI from the coding sequence TTGAGAACAGCTGATATGCAAAATATAAGAAATGAAAACATAATACAAATAATACAGCAGGCTAAGAAGACAAATCCTAAAAATAATAGACCAGTAATCATTGGCGTATCAGAGATAGATTTTACCCCCACACCTGAACGTACCAAACTTAACTCTATGATCAACAAACTTAGACGGGATGAGATTGCAGAGCTTTATGCTTTGATGATTATTGGTCGTGGTAATTGCGATGATTGGGTATATCTAGTGGAAGCAGGAATGCATATCAAAGTAAGAGATATATCATCTAAAGTGCAATTAGCGGATTATTTGAAGTTAGGGTTAATAAAAAAGCCAGGTAGGAATATGCTTAAAAGTAAGCTTATAGCGATTTAA
- a CDS encoding PLP-dependent aminotransferase family protein, giving the protein MTASTSKKYHYVEQYITQRIDQGSYQVGDKLPSIRELSEQLAVSKNTVIRAYQELEAISIISSLPRSGYVVCQPTQPASQPANEPSYVDLMAISKTILKHSLEQYSMPAGSAHPNTDFPAIRSLYAEIGRHSRYQTAIPCHYQMPPGNEILVKQLVHINEELGIITSPNKILITHGAQQAISLSLQALTQPGDIVLVDSPCYFGTLLLLESLGLKALEIPTNTTTGIDLVELSKALKQWTVKAILLNPSYNNPTGAVMPDSARRALLNLTTGIPIIEDDVFGGLAYQNRPKTLKTLDTEGRVIYCNSLSKTLDSRLRIGWVLAGKYQHQIEKRLISDNMGSLNLMQSAVGEFLTTGKYRQHLNKIRRCYRVNQRDFAACLTHAFDRCPSLKGQYHLSKPEGSFLCWLTLPQHADGFVIYQAALAAGISLLPGKMFSTQGQYNHCIRFNFANFQNNRQWQQGLTLLAGIIAAHLEEIAYTKEGK; this is encoded by the coding sequence ATGACAGCCTCTACAAGTAAAAAATACCATTATGTAGAACAGTACATCACCCAACGTATCGACCAAGGCAGTTACCAAGTCGGTGATAAGTTGCCCTCTATTCGAGAATTAAGCGAACAATTGGCTGTCAGCAAAAACACGGTTATTCGTGCTTACCAAGAATTAGAAGCTATTAGTATCATTTCATCGCTGCCGCGTTCGGGCTATGTTGTATGCCAACCGACCCAACCTGCATCGCAACCAGCTAACGAACCTAGCTATGTCGACTTAATGGCAATTAGCAAAACCATTCTCAAGCATTCTTTAGAACAGTATTCAATGCCTGCAGGTTCTGCACATCCGAATACCGATTTCCCTGCAATTCGTTCACTGTATGCTGAAATTGGTCGTCATAGCCGCTACCAAACGGCCATTCCTTGCCATTACCAAATGCCACCGGGCAATGAAATTCTGGTCAAGCAACTGGTACATATCAATGAAGAATTAGGGATTATCACATCGCCCAACAAGATATTAATTACCCATGGCGCACAACAAGCCATTAGCCTGAGTTTACAAGCTTTAACTCAACCGGGTGATATTGTATTGGTGGATTCACCCTGCTATTTCGGTACCTTATTATTACTGGAATCACTTGGCTTAAAAGCATTGGAAATTCCCACCAATACCACCACAGGTATCGACTTGGTGGAATTATCGAAAGCCCTAAAACAATGGACAGTCAAAGCCATTCTATTAAACCCAAGTTACAACAACCCAACAGGTGCAGTAATGCCCGATTCTGCACGGCGTGCCCTGCTCAATCTCACTACCGGTATTCCCATTATCGAAGATGATGTATTCGGTGGTTTGGCTTACCAGAACCGTCCGAAAACCTTGAAAACCTTGGATACTGAGGGACGTGTTATTTACTGCAATTCACTTTCAAAAACCCTTGATTCGCGTTTACGTATTGGATGGGTTTTAGCGGGTAAATACCAGCACCAAATAGAAAAGCGATTGATAAGCGATAATATGGGCAGCTTGAATTTGATGCAATCAGCTGTGGGTGAGTTTTTAACAACGGGGAAATATCGCCAACACTTGAATAAGATTCGTCGCTGTTACCGTGTGAATCAACGCGACTTTGCTGCTTGCTTAACACACGCTTTCGACCGCTGTCCGTCACTCAAAGGGCAATACCATTTGTCTAAACCTGAAGGGAGCTTTTTGTGTTGGCTAACCCTGCCCCAACATGCTGATGGCTTTGTGATTTATCAAGCAGCACTGGCTGCTGGTATCAGTTTATTACCGGGTAAAATGTTCTCTACCCAAGGGCAATATAATCACTGTATACGATTTAACTTTGCGAATTTTCAGAATAATAGACAGTGGCAACAAGGGCTCACGTTACTGGCCGGAATTATTGCAGCTCACTTAGAAGAAATTGCATACACAAAGGAAGGAAAGTAG
- a CDS encoding DMT family transporter, whose protein sequence is MLARFAPFIFVVLWSSGFVGARLGLDYAEPATFLLMRMLANVAVFLVLLVLLRARLPRGKDLGHSMVAGLLIHGFYLGGTYEGISMGMPAGLCALLVGLQPILTAVLLVSFSSEKLRLSQWIGLVIGFIGITFVLQGNMEWQQEGQREAAYSFAVLALLGITLGTLYQKKFCQGVDMVGGAVWQYTAAALLFVPIALTTETMVVQWTTEFTLTLLWLVFVLSVVAIMLLLYMVKHGESSKVASTFYLVPPMTAFQAWLVFGEKFDGYGVIGFILAACAVFLVTRKPRLNTVAGSTVKSSAL, encoded by the coding sequence ATGTTAGCTCGCTTTGCTCCTTTTATCTTTGTAGTGCTGTGGAGCTCAGGCTTCGTTGGTGCTCGCTTAGGGTTAGATTATGCCGAACCCGCCACATTTTTATTAATGCGTATGTTAGCCAATGTGGCTGTTTTTTTGGTGCTATTGGTGCTGCTGCGTGCCCGTTTACCCAGAGGTAAAGACTTGGGGCACTCAATGGTTGCTGGTCTGTTGATTCATGGATTCTATTTAGGGGGCACTTATGAAGGTATTTCAATGGGTATGCCTGCAGGGTTATGTGCTTTATTAGTAGGGCTTCAGCCGATTTTAACTGCCGTATTATTAGTGAGCTTCAGTTCAGAGAAGCTGCGTTTATCACAGTGGATTGGCTTGGTCATTGGCTTTATAGGTATCACTTTTGTATTGCAAGGGAATATGGAATGGCAACAAGAAGGTCAACGCGAAGCGGCTTATAGTTTTGCTGTGTTGGCACTGCTGGGTATTACGTTGGGCACCTTGTATCAGAAGAAATTTTGTCAGGGTGTCGATATGGTTGGTGGGGCTGTGTGGCAATATACTGCGGCTGCGCTGTTGTTTGTACCCATTGCGCTTACAACTGAAACAATGGTTGTACAGTGGACCACCGAATTTACGTTAACCTTATTATGGCTGGTATTTGTGTTGTCTGTAGTGGCGATTATGTTGCTGCTGTATATGGTGAAGCATGGCGAGTCGTCGAAAGTCGCATCAACGTTTTATCTTGTACCACCGATGACTGCATTCCAAGCATGGTTGGTGTTTGGCGAAAAGTTTGATGGTTACGGTGTGATTGGTTTTATACTTGCTGCTTGTGCTGTTTTCCTTGTGACACGAAAGCCAAGGCTAAATACAGTGGCTGGCTCAACGGTAAAAAGCTCAGCATTATAA
- a CDS encoding methyl-accepting chemotaxis protein yields MLANRFTLQSRLIFAVLLPCIALLFVGSSGLKSMLDIRNQAEHLYLNTSSPMHSMGNVTSRIPRMRVGIDMMLLQETSLRDSKGIITRAREAREEDIPEMRQSIQNAVDSQVNVKRRKEIEELQIEFEKIVENELNPMLTAFENNDIVTAKQIYHERYTKSYGEMRKKAQSIMNSMLEQAREQNEVSQKSYSSGQLDMFVIIGFSLIISFIFSYFIVISLKRRVSYLQTTIATAANDMALNVRIELSGKDEITAIGNSFNLFIDKVHTSIEEVAASSRELTDTARKISDDAKITQSNCTSQRDRTVQVATAIHELGATVHEIAGNAAKASEVAIQATHQAKVGGDNVGTAREQIIDLTDELEQATDVVGSLANQIGDISSILETIRSISDQTNLLALNAAIEAARAGEQGRGFAVVADEVRSLASRSAGSTDEIQNLIERLKSESSRAVDAMSKGKEKSLLVVEQADNTNDSLLQIGNHIGLISDQNIQVATATEEQSSVVTEINRNVEDINQLTIETADVAEQLANSSEHLHSLSNQLDKLVNSFKL; encoded by the coding sequence ATGCTTGCTAACCGATTCACTCTTCAATCCAGATTAATTTTCGCTGTACTCTTGCCTTGTATAGCACTACTTTTTGTTGGATCCTCTGGTCTAAAAAGTATGCTGGATATTAGAAACCAAGCAGAACATCTTTACCTAAACACGTCATCTCCTATGCACTCAATGGGAAATGTGACATCTCGTATTCCAAGAATGCGTGTTGGTATTGATATGATGCTATTGCAAGAAACCAGTCTGCGAGATAGCAAAGGAATAATTACTAGAGCAAGGGAAGCTCGTGAAGAAGATATTCCAGAAATGCGTCAATCAATTCAAAACGCTGTTGATTCCCAAGTAAATGTAAAGCGTCGAAAGGAAATTGAAGAGTTACAAATAGAATTCGAAAAAATAGTTGAAAACGAACTTAACCCAATGCTTACAGCATTTGAGAATAACGACATTGTTACCGCAAAACAGATCTATCATGAGCGCTATACAAAAAGCTATGGCGAAATGAGGAAAAAAGCACAAAGCATTATGAATTCAATGCTTGAGCAAGCCAGAGAACAAAATGAAGTTAGTCAAAAAAGCTATTCAAGTGGTCAATTGGATATGTTTGTCATCATAGGCTTTAGCTTAATAATCTCCTTCATTTTTTCATACTTCATTGTCATCAGCCTTAAGCGCCGAGTTAGCTACCTACAAACTACGATTGCAACAGCTGCAAATGATATGGCGTTAAATGTGCGTATCGAATTGTCAGGTAAAGATGAGATCACTGCGATTGGGAATAGCTTTAATCTATTCATCGATAAAGTTCATACCTCGATTGAAGAAGTTGCTGCAAGCTCTCGCGAACTAACAGATACTGCCAGAAAAATATCCGATGATGCTAAAATTACTCAAAGTAACTGCACATCCCAAAGAGATAGAACTGTTCAGGTTGCCACAGCAATTCACGAACTAGGCGCAACGGTACATGAGATTGCAGGCAATGCAGCAAAGGCTTCGGAAGTTGCTATACAAGCAACACACCAGGCTAAAGTTGGTGGAGATAATGTAGGTACAGCGCGTGAACAAATTATAGATCTCACTGACGAACTAGAGCAGGCAACTGATGTAGTTGGGTCTCTTGCTAACCAAATTGGCGATATCAGTTCTATTTTGGAAACCATTCGTAGTATTTCAGATCAAACGAATTTACTGGCACTTAATGCGGCAATCGAAGCTGCTCGTGCTGGCGAACAAGGTCGCGGATTTGCTGTGGTTGCTGATGAAGTTCGAAGTCTTGCAAGTCGTTCTGCTGGCTCAACTGATGAAATCCAAAACTTAATAGAACGTTTGAAAAGTGAATCAAGCCGCGCCGTAGATGCCATGTCAAAAGGTAAAGAGAAAAGCCTCTTGGTTGTTGAGCAAGCAGACAATACAAATGATTCACTATTGCAGATAGGTAACCATATTGGGCTTATTAGCGACCAAAATATTCAAGTCGCAACAGCGACAGAAGAACAGTCCAGCGTAGTTACCGAAATAAATCGCAATGTTGAAGATATTAACCAGCTTACGATTGAAACTGCTGATGTCGCTGAGCAGTTAGCCAATTCCAGTGAACATCTACATAGTCTATCTAATCAACTCGATAAACTAGTCAATTCTTTCAAATTGTAA
- a CDS encoding sensor histidine kinase: MPLYIMSHITNQNVSFRQRIWILLVSVIVLQIIMIGGVFHFSLSNTLNHQISTRAVIQAREIASDPQLIKAVMGRDTKDLKKQIDRLQRLSDADFIVAGDSNGLRLAHPNGAKVGYPMQGGDNARALKEGKHYFSTRKGSLGFAIRGKSPIFSPSGKIIGVISVGYLLDKVGDWLLIYSYPFFFALLLMLMISSIGAWFFTWHMKKQMYGMEPEEIALSHRVQKSVFEAVYEGIVAVDHNGQILAVNKRALSILGISHFPEHLDGRIINKFATPAFFFMGVDENGKSDDVERKNDLITCNGETLIATRVRIWEGKIHAGWVISFRPRNDLNILTSQLTQIRIETDSMRVLSHEYANKLSTISGLIQIGAHEEALQTIRSETETHQKLIDFISQTFHSKVIAGLLLGKYSRAKELGLNLIFDPCCQLEKKPTNLSVDELAAIVGNLLDNAYEATIKNPNSNKTILILLTDASNELVIEVADNGTGISDNIADSLFTKGVSSKEQPGHGVGLYLVHNFVTRAGGTILVDEAEPQGTIFSLFIPNKSLADGNF; the protein is encoded by the coding sequence ATGCCTTTATACATTATGTCTCATATAACCAACCAGAATGTGTCTTTTCGACAACGCATCTGGATACTCCTTGTCTCTGTCATCGTATTGCAAATCATCATGATTGGCGGTGTATTTCACTTTAGTCTTTCCAATACTCTCAATCATCAAATCAGTACTCGTGCAGTTATTCAAGCGAGAGAGATAGCCAGTGATCCACAGCTAATTAAAGCCGTAATGGGAAGAGATACAAAAGATTTAAAAAAACAAATTGACAGGCTACAGCGATTATCAGATGCAGATTTTATCGTTGCAGGCGACAGTAACGGACTCCGCCTAGCTCACCCTAATGGGGCGAAGGTGGGATACCCGATGCAAGGAGGGGACAACGCTAGAGCACTAAAAGAAGGTAAGCACTATTTCTCCACCCGAAAAGGTAGTCTTGGTTTTGCAATCAGGGGGAAGTCACCTATTTTCTCACCATCAGGGAAAATTATCGGCGTTATCTCTGTTGGCTACTTACTAGATAAAGTCGGTGACTGGTTACTAATCTATTCATACCCATTCTTTTTTGCCTTGTTATTAATGCTAATGATCTCTTCTATTGGTGCTTGGTTTTTTACTTGGCACATGAAAAAACAAATGTATGGGATGGAACCAGAAGAGATAGCCCTATCCCACCGAGTACAAAAGTCAGTATTCGAGGCAGTGTACGAAGGAATAGTAGCCGTTGATCATAATGGCCAAATTTTGGCTGTAAATAAGCGAGCATTGAGCATATTGGGAATTTCACACTTTCCAGAACACTTAGACGGTAGGATAATCAATAAATTCGCTACACCAGCATTCTTTTTTATGGGCGTTGATGAAAATGGTAAATCCGATGACGTAGAACGAAAAAATGACTTAATCACTTGTAATGGTGAAACCTTAATTGCGACTAGAGTTAGAATCTGGGAAGGCAAAATACATGCAGGTTGGGTTATTAGCTTCCGTCCCCGTAATGATCTTAATATCCTTACATCGCAATTAACTCAAATTCGCATAGAAACTGACAGTATGCGTGTTTTGAGTCACGAATACGCAAACAAACTATCAACGATTAGTGGATTAATTCAGATTGGTGCTCATGAAGAAGCACTGCAAACAATTCGAAGTGAAACAGAAACTCACCAAAAGCTAATTGATTTCATTTCGCAGACTTTTCATTCTAAAGTTATTGCCGGTCTTTTGCTGGGCAAATACAGCCGCGCTAAAGAACTTGGTCTAAACCTAATTTTTGATCCTTGCTGTCAATTAGAAAAGAAACCGACAAATTTATCCGTAGATGAGCTAGCTGCTATTGTTGGCAATCTACTTGATAACGCTTATGAAGCGACTATAAAAAACCCTAATTCTAATAAAACAATTCTAATTTTACTTACTGACGCCAGCAACGAACTGGTTATAGAAGTAGCTGACAATGGTACCGGAATATCAGACAACATCGCTGATTCTTTATTTACTAAAGGAGTAAGTAGTAAAGAACAACCAGGACACGGTGTTGGCCTTTATTTAGTTCACAATTTTGTTACCCGAGCCGGTGGAACAATATTGGTGGACGAAGCTGAACCTCAAGGCACCATTTTTTCTTTATTTATTCCAAACAAGAGTCTTGCAGATGGAAATTTTTGA
- a CDS encoding sodium ion-translocating decarboxylase subunit beta, with protein MDKILALVNDFGFFHLQWGQAIMIFVGLILLYLAIVKQFEPLLLVPIGFGGILANLPDAGLALSAVENALHFAKPEVLLEFANTLSIAGHTVADIKQAMITATPTQLANLHLLAQEYQYSDGMLYLFYSVSIASGAGPLVIFMGVGAMTDFGPLLANPKTLLLGAAAQFGIFATVLGALALSSMGMMDFSVAQAAAIGIIGGADGPTAIYVSSMLAPELLGAIAVAAYSYMALVPMIQPPIMRALTTEAERNITMSQLRKVSKIEKICFPLLLLLLIALLLPSATPLLGMFCFGNIMRECGVVERLSDTAQNALINIVTIFLGLSVGSKLVAEKFLQPQTIGILALGIVAFCIGTATGILMAKLMNRFVKNKVNPLIGSAGVSAVPMAARVSNKVGLEANSQNFLLMHAMGPNVAGVIGSAVAAGVMIKYVLG; from the coding sequence ATGGATAAGATTCTTGCATTAGTTAACGATTTTGGCTTCTTCCATCTTCAATGGGGGCAGGCAATTATGATTTTCGTAGGGCTAATCTTGCTCTACTTGGCAATCGTGAAACAGTTTGAACCATTACTGCTCGTTCCAATCGGGTTTGGTGGCATCTTAGCTAACCTTCCAGATGCGGGTTTAGCATTGTCTGCGGTAGAGAATGCTCTTCATTTCGCCAAACCAGAAGTATTATTGGAATTTGCTAACACACTATCAATTGCTGGCCATACGGTAGCAGATATTAAGCAAGCAATGATTACTGCGACTCCTACTCAGTTGGCAAATCTACATTTACTTGCTCAAGAGTATCAGTATTCAGATGGTATGTTATACCTATTCTATAGCGTTTCTATCGCATCAGGCGCAGGCCCATTAGTTATCTTCATGGGAGTTGGTGCCATGACAGATTTCGGACCATTGCTTGCTAACCCGAAAACACTGCTACTCGGGGCAGCCGCACAGTTTGGTATTTTTGCTACGGTACTAGGTGCGCTAGCACTAAGCTCAATGGGAATGATGGACTTTAGCGTAGCTCAAGCTGCTGCTATCGGTATTATCGGTGGTGCAGATGGTCCTACTGCGATCTACGTATCTAGTATGCTGGCACCTGAATTACTTGGTGCTATTGCTGTTGCTGCTTACTCGTACATGGCTCTAGTTCCAATGATTCAGCCGCCAATTATGCGAGCACTTACCACTGAGGCTGAGCGTAACATTACAATGTCACAATTGCGAAAGGTGAGCAAGATTGAAAAAATTTGCTTCCCATTACTCTTGTTGCTGCTTATTGCACTATTGCTACCTTCCGCGACTCCATTATTGGGTATGTTCTGTTTCGGTAATATCATGCGAGAATGTGGTGTGGTTGAGCGTCTTTCTGATACCGCACAAAATGCTCTAATCAACATCGTTACCATTTTCCTTGGCCTTTCTGTTGGTTCCAAGCTGGTCGCTGAAAAATTCCTTCAACCACAGACTATTGGCATTTTGGCGTTGGGAATCGTTGCGTTCTGTATTGGCACTGCTACTGGCATTTTGATGGCCAAATTAATGAACCGCTTTGTTAAGAATAAAGTTAATCCATTGATTGGCTCTGCTGGTGTGTCCGCCGTTCCAATGGCTGCACGAGTATCCAACAAAGTAGGCTTGGAAGCTAACTCGCAAAACTTTCTGCTAATGCATGCTATGGGTCCTAACGTAGCTGGTGTTATCGGTTCTGCTGTTGCAGCGGGTGTTATGATCAAGTATGTACTTGGTTAA